A genomic segment from Gopherus evgoodei ecotype Sinaloan lineage chromosome 6, rGopEvg1_v1.p, whole genome shotgun sequence encodes:
- the TMEM252 gene encoding LOW QUALITY PROTEIN: transmembrane protein 252 (The sequence of the model RefSeq protein was modified relative to this genomic sequence to represent the inferred CDS: deleted 1 base in 1 codon), whose protein sequence is MLWLTMKMPKKFFYLFRIFVLLTGFSIICMGAFCISTGSSLCRCRNNLPIAYSLLPLGFSLLVTGIFWSMYHEVRKNKNLFYIFQRNPSHRETHINTIDRPDFYPPCYEDSTDPGKQTSPIPLSPSAGEEEIYNIPPPLYTESSMEFLDETSLQEEQPPSYEMSVQQQQQPTAEHDSNTEGVSGTCMHPCQESVANNMNYEGTLEGPKHVSYSETKSVIKTLNVQSGVGKDMGQCYIILL, encoded by the exons ATGCTGTGGTTAACCATGAAGATGCCAAAGAAGTTTTTCTATCTCTTTCGTATCTTTGTGCTCTTAACTGGCTTCTCAATTATTTGCATGGGAGCCTTTTGCATTTCCACAGGCTCTTCTTTGTGCAGATGTAGGAATAATCTGCCCATTGCTTATTCTCTGTTACCTTTGGGGTTCTCACTCCTTGTGACTGGGATTTTTTGGAGCATGTACCACGAagtcagaaaaaacaaaaacctgttctATATTTTCCAGAGAAATCCCAGCCATAGAGAAACACACATCAACACCATAGACAG GCCTGATTTCTACCCTCCGTGCTATGAAGATAGCACTGATCCGGGAAAGCAGACTTCCCCAATACCACTCTCCCCTTCAGCAGGAGAGGAAGAGATCTACAACATCCCTCCGCCACTGTATACTGAAAGCAGCATGGAATTCTTAGATGAAACCAGCCTTCAGGAGGAACAACCACCATCATATGAAAtgtctgtgcagcagcagcagcagccaacagcCGAGCATGACTCAAATACAGAAGGAGTCTCAGGCACTTGT ATGCACCCATGTCAGGAGTCAGTTGCTAATAATATGAACTATGAAGGGACTTTAGAGGGACCAAAGCATGTTAGTTATTCCGAGACAAAGTCAGTGATTAAGACACTGAATGTGCAAAGTGGTGTTGGAAAAGACATGGGACAGTGCTATATAATACTACTGTAA